Proteins encoded in a region of the Candidatus Hydrogenedentota bacterium genome:
- a CDS encoding flippase-like domain-containing protein yields MLSKKVQIVLGLGIGVALVWWLFRGTDWPAVGHAIAQANWWWIGAAVVGVLVTFVTRIWRWSYIVRTAKPVSFRHMFSATQIGFLGNFILPARAGEAIRALALSRLANLPFSRSLAFVALDRVTDLFGLMAVVLVAAFAFHPAHDIRLPPSIYAGVIPADMVSTYALRVALFIVLIVGAFVVLYVRQRLVLRISDAVFGAVSHALAARVHEMLQHFADGLHVFRSAIDMAKSLFFSLLTWGVFVLTYLACATAFGLHLPWYAPFIVLSFLALAISVPGTPGFVGQFHFGVAVPVLLLMPAVPATYAFGEAAAQVVSGFATPHAGPLAACLAEIPRRAAEHSLETAKGLGLAMAIVAHLTNVFPVFAVGFYCLYREQLGLFQLRREVEATETPDKAP; encoded by the coding sequence ATGCTAAGCAAGAAAGTTCAGATTGTCCTGGGGTTGGGCATCGGCGTGGCACTGGTCTGGTGGCTCTTTCGCGGGACGGACTGGCCGGCGGTAGGCCACGCCATCGCGCAAGCGAACTGGTGGTGGATCGGCGCCGCGGTGGTCGGCGTGCTGGTCACGTTCGTGACGCGCATCTGGCGGTGGAGTTACATCGTGCGCACGGCGAAACCGGTGTCATTCCGGCATATGTTCAGTGCCACGCAGATCGGTTTCCTGGGCAATTTCATCTTGCCCGCTCGCGCGGGAGAGGCCATCCGCGCGCTGGCGCTGTCGCGGCTCGCGAATCTGCCCTTCAGCCGGTCGCTGGCGTTTGTCGCGCTGGACCGGGTCACGGACCTGTTCGGGCTCATGGCCGTGGTGCTGGTTGCGGCGTTTGCGTTTCACCCCGCCCACGATATCCGGCTGCCGCCCTCGATCTACGCGGGGGTGATTCCGGCGGACATGGTCAGCACGTACGCGTTGCGCGTGGCCTTGTTCATCGTGCTGATTGTGGGCGCGTTCGTGGTGCTCTACGTCCGGCAACGGCTCGTGCTGCGCATCTCCGATGCCGTGTTCGGGGCGGTGTCGCACGCGCTTGCGGCGCGGGTTCACGAGATGCTGCAGCATTTCGCGGACGGGCTGCACGTGTTCCGCTCGGCCATCGACATGGCAAAGTCGCTGTTCTTCTCGCTGCTGACGTGGGGTGTGTTTGTGCTGACCTACCTCGCGTGCGCCACTGCGTTCGGCCTGCACTTGCCGTGGTACGCGCCGTTCATTGTCCTGTCGTTTCTGGCGCTGGCGATCAGCGTGCCGGGCACGCCCGGGTTCGTTGGGCAGTTTCACTTCGGGGTCGCGGTGCCCGTGTTGTTGCTCATGCCGGCCGTGCCAGCCACCTACGCCTTCGGCGAGGCCGCGGCCCAGGTCGTGTCCGGTTTCGCAACGCCCCACGCGGGCCCGCTTGCGGCGTGCCTGGCCGAGATTCCGCGCCGCGCGGCTGAACACTCGCTCGAGACGGCCAAGGGACTGGGCCTCGCCATGGCCATCGTCGCGCACCTCACGAATGTGTTTCCCGTGTTTGCGGTGGGTTTTTACTGCCTGTATCGCGAGCAGCTGGGACTTTTCCAGTTGCGACGCGAAGTGGAGGCCACGGAGACGCCCGATAAGGCACCGTAA
- a CDS encoding type II secretion system F family protein → MPTFKYTARAANGAKQSGNVTAENRQTAMQMLQSRGLQVDALTESRGLFSFGGGAPRLNKRVKTADLLVFTRQLSTIVSAGLPLLQGLDILADQTDDVNFAGVITSVAQDVEAGETFSDALRKFPRAFPDLYVSMVRAGEAGGDLDGVLLQLADYLEATEELKRRIKSAMTYPIVAFSMIILIATGLIVWVVPQFAEIFASFGRELPAPTQILINISNMLRTWYAWVVIIGAIAGAVVFLRMYAKTASGRYNLDTLKLRLPVFGKLLSKVSISRVTRTLSTLTRSGVPILQALEIVERTAGNEVYARAVHEAGDSVRNGETLADPLARSEVFPAMVTRMIAVGEKTGALEQMLMKISDFYDSEVRATVDSLTSIIEPLLIMMMGIVVGGIVVALFMPILQLSSLVQ, encoded by the coding sequence ATGCCTACGTTTAAGTACACAGCCCGCGCCGCCAACGGCGCGAAACAATCCGGCAATGTCACGGCGGAGAACCGGCAGACCGCCATGCAGATGCTGCAATCCCGCGGCCTGCAAGTGGATGCGCTGACGGAATCGCGCGGCCTGTTTTCCTTTGGTGGCGGCGCGCCGCGGCTGAACAAACGGGTGAAGACGGCGGACCTGCTCGTTTTCACGCGCCAGTTGTCGACGATTGTCAGCGCGGGTCTGCCGCTGTTGCAGGGGCTGGACATTCTCGCGGACCAGACGGACGACGTGAATTTCGCGGGCGTGATCACGAGCGTGGCGCAAGACGTAGAGGCAGGCGAGACGTTCAGCGACGCGTTGCGCAAATTTCCGCGCGCTTTCCCCGACCTGTACGTCAGCATGGTGCGCGCGGGCGAAGCGGGCGGCGACTTGGACGGCGTGCTGTTGCAGTTGGCGGACTACCTGGAGGCGACGGAGGAACTGAAGCGGCGCATCAAGTCCGCGATGACGTACCCAATCGTGGCGTTCAGCATGATCATTCTCATAGCCACGGGCCTCATCGTCTGGGTGGTGCCGCAGTTCGCGGAGATTTTCGCCAGCTTCGGGCGGGAACTGCCCGCGCCGACCCAGATTCTCATCAACATCAGCAATATGCTGCGCACCTGGTATGCATGGGTGGTGATCATCGGTGCGATCGCCGGCGCCGTCGTCTTCCTGCGCATGTACGCGAAGACGGCGTCCGGCCGGTACAACCTCGACACGCTCAAACTGCGGCTGCCCGTTTTCGGCAAACTGTTGAGCAAGGTGTCGATCAGCCGTGTCACGCGCACGCTCAGCACGCTGACGCGCAGTGGCGTGCCCATCTTGCAGGCGCTCGAAATAGTCGAGCGCACCGCGGGCAATGAAGTGTACGCGCGGGCCGTGCACGAGGCGGGCGACAGCGTGCGCAACGGTGAGACGCTGGCGGACCCGCTGGCGCGGTCGGAAGTGTTTCCCGCCATGGTCACGCGCATGATCGCCGTGGGGGAAAAGACGGGCGCGCTCGAACAGATGCTGATGAAAATCAGCGATTTCTATGATTCGGAAGTGCGCGCGACCGTGGACAGCCTGACCAGCATCATCGAGCCCCTGCTGATCATGATGATGGGCATCGTGGTGGGTGGCATCGTGGTTGCCCTGTTCATGCCGATCCTGCAGCTCTCCAGTCTCGTGCAGTAA
- a CDS encoding GntP family permease: MALIVLLVYAVAFIIAATTVLKLHPFLALLAAAFGYGILCRALSLQQVIDAINEGFGDTISKIGIVILAGAIIGVFLERSGGAYRLAERILRVTGRGNVPLTMGVMGYIVSIPVFCDSGFVILSPLGRALARETGASAAAAAMALSFGLYATHTMVPPTPGPVAAAGMLNADLGLVILLGLAVSVPVMLAGWMFAVLCAPRVVPGEAAEIAKDGPEVPADAPSALRAALPIVAPLVLIVTHSAARLPSHPFGEEACAALLQFAGHPVVALLLGASLACSLPPRRKAELYSMRGWVGDAVLAAAVIIIVTGAGGSFGKILEASGIAGVVQENLGAARLGVWLPFLAAAALKTAQGSSTVAIITTAGIVAPLLEPLGLDEPAGRALTVIAIGAGSMVVSHANDSYFWVVTQLSGLSVSQGYRLQTLGTLVQGIVAILAVWALTGILL, from the coding sequence ATGGCACTCATCGTGTTGCTCGTGTACGCCGTCGCATTCATCATCGCCGCCACGACTGTGCTGAAATTGCATCCCTTCCTGGCGCTGCTGGCGGCTGCGTTCGGCTACGGCATCCTCTGCCGCGCCCTCTCGCTGCAGCAGGTAATCGACGCAATCAACGAGGGTTTTGGCGATACGATTTCCAAGATTGGCATCGTAATCCTCGCGGGCGCGATTATCGGCGTGTTCCTTGAGCGTTCCGGCGGCGCCTACCGCCTTGCGGAGCGTATCCTCCGCGTCACCGGGCGCGGCAATGTGCCGCTCACGATGGGCGTGATGGGTTACATCGTCAGCATCCCGGTCTTCTGCGATTCGGGATTCGTCATTCTGTCGCCGTTGGGCCGGGCGCTGGCGCGGGAGACCGGCGCGTCGGCGGCCGCGGCCGCAATGGCGCTCAGTTTTGGCCTCTACGCAACGCACACCATGGTCCCGCCCACGCCCGGGCCGGTCGCGGCGGCAGGGATGCTCAACGCGGACCTCGGGCTCGTAATCTTGCTGGGGCTGGCCGTGAGCGTGCCGGTCATGCTTGCGGGGTGGATGTTCGCGGTGCTGTGCGCGCCCCGCGTTGTCCCGGGAGAGGCTGCCGAAATTGCGAAAGACGGGCCGGAAGTGCCCGCTGACGCTCCTTCCGCGCTGCGTGCGGCGCTGCCCATCGTGGCGCCGCTGGTGCTCATCGTGACGCATTCCGCTGCGCGCCTGCCGTCCCATCCGTTCGGTGAGGAGGCCTGTGCGGCGTTGCTGCAGTTCGCGGGGCATCCCGTGGTCGCATTGCTTCTGGGCGCGTCGCTGGCCTGCAGTCTGCCCCCGCGGCGCAAGGCGGAACTGTACTCGATGCGCGGCTGGGTGGGCGACGCGGTGCTGGCGGCTGCGGTGATCATCATTGTGACAGGCGCAGGCGGGTCCTTCGGGAAGATACTGGAGGCCAGTGGTATTGCCGGGGTGGTGCAGGAAAACCTCGGCGCGGCGAGACTGGGAGTCTGGCTCCCCTTCCTTGCGGCGGCCGCGCTGAAGACGGCGCAAGGCTCTTCAACCGTGGCCATCATCACCACGGCGGGTATTGTCGCTCCGCTGCTTGAGCCGCTTGGCCTGGATGAGCCCGCGGGCCGGGCGCTGACCGTGATCGCGATCGGCGCGGGGTCGATGGTGGTCAGCCACGCGAATGACAGTTACTTCTGGGTCGTGACGCAACTGTCCGGCCTCTCCGTTTCGCAAGGGTACCGGCTCCAGACCTTGGGCACGCTCGTGCAGGGTATCGTGGCGATCCTGGCGGTCTGGGCGCTGACGGGCATCCTGTTGTGA